A segment of the Maylandia zebra isolate NMK-2024a linkage group LG2, Mzebra_GT3a, whole genome shotgun sequence genome:
AAGTGCATCATCAAAAATATCTGACTCTCCCAAAAGATCTATTCCCATGAGCATCATGAGCAACGAACACTAGAACCAGAATGCATAAACAAGTGCATCACAGATTGCAAGTATCACCATCTCGATAACAATTACATTGTGGAAATACATGAAGAATGTGTGTTTTAGTCAAAAAAGATGAGAAGATTAAAGAAGatgttttttggatttttttccacagttttaTAAGCGTAGAAGTAAACTTATGTCGCTTGAAATTGTTTTACAAATAacgtaaaaataaaagcaaatgtaACTAAAATTGCAAACTCTTATGTAACATCACAGAATGTGTATAAAGTAACATGTGTAAGGGGTGCATAATCAGATGTAGTTTCAGCCTATTTTTCCCATATATTCTATGATCAGAGCAAACTCACCTATAAGTAAAATTATTTCACTGCAATAAagaacaatatatatatatcaaagcCTGTCAGATCAACATAATAAAATATTCCAAGGAAACATAAAATTGGTGCACATGAGACCTGATTACACAAACTGGTATATGAGGTTAGATGGCACTAGTCATTGACGTGTTTAATGGTAGAATATGCTGACATCCATACAGGTGCAATGAATAACATTTTCTAATAGTAGTAGAGtggaatttctttttcttttactttatttGTGATTATTGCCACCTTCACAATGACCAAGCACTATACTTTCCTGAGCAGGACAAGGACATACAGTATTTGCTATACCATACATACTTGTGTACATAGTCTTTAGCTACAGAACATACCTGAACCTGATCACTTAATTTCCAGTTACTTTTTCTTTTGGTATTGTTAGAGAGGGGGTGTTGCTTCTtggacaggaaacaggaagtgttatCTCAGAATAGACTGGATAGGAACAATAGTTCACTAAAAATGAGCTATTGTCTGCACCAGGATTAGTAGCAAAACGGACTAAAAGCTCTGTACAGACAAATACAGGCTTCAAACTGAAATCCCAATACCacgttttttattttaaagagagTTTTAATTGAAGGGTTGTATTTgaaggaacaaaaaacaaataaatgtgatCATATGTTTCTCCCAAAATGTGCTATAGGCGAAGTAAAACATTTAACTATTAATAATATGTGCATCCATAAAGAGCAATCAAGTGAATcattttgagctttttttccccacaaaaaccaaacaaacaaaaaaactttctAACTTATACCAATACCCAAATCAAACAGAACGGCACATATGTCTAGCAAAACAGTTTAGAATGTAAAAAGTGTCAAAATTCTTAGAATGTAAATATCTTTAAAGTATGTTTAACTTATAATCtgggtcttttcttttttatctttacAGCTTgttcaccttcaaaataaaacgctCCATGGTGTATATGTGCGTCTAAATAAGACACAGAAATAATATAAGGAGATAAAATTTATAAACTGATTTAAACATGAAGAAAAATCAGATTTGATATCACTAAATGAAAACACGCGCGAAACCCcgcaacaaaaacacatctccagcctctccaaaaaaaacaaaacaacaacaacaaaaaaatcattgCGCAGTTAAGAAAATTAAATTCGTTGAGTAGACTGCAATTTCCTTTTTGTATTAAGAAGAGTTTATCTTACCACGTTACAGTTACCTTTGATTTTACCTCAATCAAATCACTTCCACATCTAGTCTAGAATATAGACTCTGCATGTATGTACATATAGATTATGCAGACTCATCGGTAGGTCTGGCTTGCACAAGAATGCAAACTTGCAAATATGGCGAATAGAACTGGATGTGTTTTAAGGGGAAGAACAAGGTTTGGCATCATGCATTGATTGGGTTTAACCACACACTCCTGATCAAAGAgaatatagacactttaataaaaTATAGGATAATTAATTATACAGTGAGCTTATGTACTTTTGAACTGTATGCTAATTAAACGTTTGAATAGTAACACGACCACTGGTTTATACTCACACTCTTACTCTgcacagaaatgtgaaatatacatataatacacagtgtgtaataaaaataataaaaaaaaatggggcAAAAAGTGAAACATAATCAAGGGCAGGAAAAAAACTAGTGAGCATTGCGGTATTTTAATTACAGCTCATGCTCCAGGCCCGTCACGCAGGGTTGTTAAACCTCAACATTTAACTTGAGGGGGGCGAAAAAAAATtagatatttattttatcttgcgACGTACATAAGTCATGAATAATATTTCTATTCATCCAGACATACATTAGACTAGTTTACATTCAAGAAAGACCCCTACAGTCAGGGCTACATTCAGCAAGACACTTCCTTTTACTTAAAAGATTCAAAGTTCAGAATAGACTAATCAACACGCAGATTTCCATTAAATCCTTAgtcattttttccccacttaAAGATAGATATCTTCAATACTTATGCAACACAACGAAAACTAGAAATACACATAACGGTTCCTATAATCCACTTTTGGGAGATGTATGGGCTTTAAACCAAACCCAACCGAACAGACCTCACGACAACAAATAAAGCTTGCCACATTTCCATTGAATACTCAATAGGATAACTGAGGACGTCACGCAAAATATGTAATACAACATTTACGAAAGTACAGAGAACAACAGCTGTAGGTTTGAGCTACCACATGAAAAAATAGGCCCAACATATTAAGCCGCCTGTGTGTGTCCCAACAACACCTCAGAGAGACGGGATGTTATTGCATTGCTTTGGTGGGAAAGAGTCCACGCCGCTGTGGCATGTGTACCATCCATTAACAATACTTTTCTGAAAGGAAGAAGCAGGGGAGAAAGTCCTTGAGCTCTGGGCAAAAGCGTGACCTGTCTGGCTGCAGGGGTACTGGGAGGACTGAGGCCTGTAGCTGCCTCTCTGTAACAACAAAGGGTCCAAGAGGGGCTGTGACCTGTGTGTTGAGTAGTCCAAACTGCTGTCAAATGTGTGATGGAAACGTGACCTCGGGGTCGGCTCGTCTCGACTCTCTGGGGACAAGGGGACATCTTGAGATGAGGTGGGTGGATGAGTGGGGCTGATCTGGGTTCCATCCGAGACTCGGCTTGACCTGCCCTCCGCAATGTGACCCCCACCACCAGGACGCGCGTCGCCGTCTTTGGCGACTTGGGTCTTGTTGCAGTGGAGTTTCATATGTTTTCGCAGGGAGCTTGGGTGGGTGTAACACTTGTCGCAGCCCCTGACCTTGCACATGTAGGGTTTATCACTGGAGTGCACATGTGAATGCTTCTTTCTGTCGCTGCTGTTCGCAAACCTCCGGTTGCAGCCCTCGAACTCACATTTAAAAGGTTTTTCACCTAAACGTGCAAAGAGAAAAGTGACGGCGAGTTACGAAAAGGTTTGCAGGTCTCCGCATGTTCTGCCTGACCATGTAAACTAATGTTTATGTGGGCTGGGTCAGTGGGTGGGCCATGTCATATGAAATGGGAATCTaaaagtttgggttttttttaaaaagtgcacagCCATGTTTCGCCCAACAGTGTGAAATTACTTTTAATCACTCGCTCAGCAAAACACAGAGTCGCCCATAGGCATCGGTTAGAATTCTTTAAGAATGTGACACTTAAAAGGTAAATTGCTAACAATTTACAAATAATAGTTGCTGAAACTTTGGTGCGGTGCTAATTGCAACAAATGAGGCAGTGTATCTGCAGACTAAATCAAAAAGGCTCCAGGGCCTAGTTAAACATGCATTAGATTAACCTGCGACCGCAGTTGATTTGTTTAAATTCAGTTACCATGCTTAGAGTGAATTATGGCCATCAGGATACTAATTGTTCTTCTAGCACAAAGCTGCCTATAGCTGCTAGCCCTCGTCCTCCTGCCGgactgaagggaaaaaaagaaaagaaaagagtctGAATCGTAATCCTTGCGTGTGCATATTtatctaaatttaaaaacagaattaaataGAAAAAGCTAATATctcaatatatatttttacataaaTTGATAAGCTGAACAGAGTGTGCAGTTGTGTAATAGCTTAAATGCCATTAAGCCTCTCTGTTCTGCCTCTGTCTCTTTGCTTTCATTAGTAAAATAATTTACAGCACAAGAAAAAGGGCTGCTTAATAAACGCCTTTCGGTCCAGCTTCTAAAGAGGCTATTCAGTACAATTTGGCTGTATTTCATTGTAATTAAATCTTGTTCCGcaaattttgaaatattttatatacaacacaagcagaaatattatatatatataattctgTGCTTATGTTAGTTGTGCAGAAAAAAGGGCAAAAGTTAGTCTGTAGAGTGATGTGAGTTTTTATAAAAGGTTCACACTGCCTCAAGTAAGATGTCTATTAGAGTCAACAGGGCATAAGGAAATCATTCAAATATAACTCattttgtttacactgaatGAGGTCATCTCTGTACTTACCAACTACTGCTACATCACAGTGTGATGTGCTCTGTTAGTGTTCCTGAGTACAGGAGATGAGTCCCTGGGAGGCAGAGGCAGCGTAACGGCTACGTCACGACTCTCCGGTGTCCCGggatttatttaataatttcaCTGAATGAAGTGGGAGAGGCACCCAAACCACTAGGCCTGCTGCCTATACTACACATAGTTTGCAACTGTCTTACTACTTCTCTGTCAGGCAGTAACGGAGAAGGCGACAAGTGTCACAAAAAGCTTTGCGTAACATTTCAATAACACTTTACATTGTGCTGTGcagatataataataataataataataataataataataataataatagtagtagtaataataacaataataataataataataaatgtttttaagaaaaaaaactgaatattgaaaacatgaaaaatatgttcACATTggtaaaaaatgaaaactactaaaacgttattaatattattattattatcattatcactATTTGTGTTGTTGTCTTATCATTAACTGACCTGTGTGAGTCCTCTTGTGGATCTTTAGATTTTCTGATCTTGCAAAAACTTTCTCACAGCCGTGAAATGGGCAGGGAAATGGCTTTTCCCCTGTGTGGACTCTGACGTGGTTCACCAGCTTGTATTTGGCTTTGAAAGGCTTCCTGTCTCTCACACAATTCTCCCAGTGACACACATATTCAGAGTGCTCAGGTCCTCCGACATGCTCCACTGTCACATGGGTGACAAGTTCATACATGGTCCCGAAGGCTCTGGAGCAAGGCAGCTTTCCAGCCCCCTCTTGGCCGTCACTCCACTTGCACACCAGCTCAtgctttactgtttgttttgaGCACCTGAGGAAAGCGTCTCCTCCTCCACGCTGAATTGCCATGTTCAGGGGTTTGTACAGACCCAGGAACTGAGTGACAAGTTGCTGGCTGTTTCCCTTGGGGCTGATAGTTTGGCCGTACGGGTGAGTCCGGGTGAGGAGGTCGCCAGGCAGACCCAGCATCATCTGGCTGCCGAGATCTCGAGATGCGTCGGAGGACGCATGGGCCTGCTCCTGATAACTTGTGAAAAAAGTATGGTTTCTGTTGTCTCTGTAGCCATGAAAGTCACGATAGCGTCCAATCCCTCCATGTTGGTTAGGTCTTGATGCCAGTTGATCAGTGACGGGTGGCATGCCGGCTCCAGAAAGATTGGCTCCAATGATAATGCCCCTAGGGCTGTGCTCTAACCGGTGACTGGGGTATCCAGAGTCTGAAAAATTGGGAACCGAATGGTCAACATATGCACTGGACCTCGTCTCTGGGTAGTCTCGCAAATTGTGCGAGGGGCAGAGTTTTAAGGAACTGCCAGTGGGGTGTCCCATGTGCTCTCCTGCCAAAGGTGGCAGCACCACGCTGGGTTCAGTATTGCTCTCCCCGGGGTTGACGCAAGAGAGAGGGCAGCCACTAAACCTCGAAAGGCTTGTCATGTTTTGTTGTGAGTTTGGCTATGAGTTTGCAAAATCAACCAATTCAGCACTCAGGAtacacctagaaattctgtTTCCATTTTCCTTGTTGTATATCATCTGCATGTGAAATTCTTGGCCGTGAACTTCGCAGAAGTAGGAACCAGACTCAATTTCGTTAAAGTTGGTGTGAGTCCCATGCCGTTCACTTTGCCCTCTTGATTTGTGGCAATAACCGTGGTAGTAAAAATGCTTCGAAACAGGCCATGGTGCAATATAAAAGCACAGCAGGCCAACCTGCTTTTAAAAAGGGAGCTTTGGGATTGGTTGGAATGCGCTGTGATTGACAGGCGCTGGGTTTGTTTTAAAAGGGACACGCAGGCGTTCACTGCACGACTCCGTTTTCAAATATCGCAGAGAAAATGCTTTGAAATGTGCCGCGATACTCCCAAATATTGCAGCCTCTTTAACTTCAGGCGACGTCTTATAATTCCCCTTCCCTAAATCTCTGCGTAGGAAAAACGCACAGGTTAATGCATAATACTAATCTTCTAGTAGAAATCGAGTGATTAAAAACCGATGTgagcaaaaacacaacacaatcaGTTCCCAGCCTTCATGCCTTTTATTTCAGCAAATGTCCTGCTCCTGCCTGGCAAGTATAATAGAGAGACTGGTCCTTGCGTGTCCAGGCCAATTATTGTCAAGACTTTCATTTTGAGTAGAGCACCTCGTTTGAAAATAgtcagagttacagaatattattcCTCACAAATGCAGCAGTTGTTtgattcaaacaaacaaacaaacaaacaaacaaacaaacaaaaacataattgcTTCGGCACTCATTAACCTATATGAGCACCACGTTTAGATCCACATTTTTTCTAATAGTAATAGAAGGCTACTGTTCTCTCTCCGTGGTAAGATCATTGtggtacatttttattttagagtACATTTCCGTACGGACGCAGTAATCTATTGGGCTCGTGTAGTATGGAAAATACAACTTTGATAAAGCAACAAGTAGTCCTACGAGGCACGATAATCATCTTGTTGGAAATAAAAGTTGTTTCAAACATACATTTCTAGTAGTGTCACTGGGGAGTACAGCAGAACAAGATGTACTATTTTATCCATGTGCTTATTGTAAATCACGCCTGTATATAACGCTGTTCTTATTAAgcctaaataaattaataattttcAAAAGTTCATCACGCACCGTCGTGCAGGCTGGCACAAATGTGAAAATGGTTACGTAAAATGCAGATTATGAAACGTGACGAACAGCAGTGGATAGGCTCCACTGTTCCTAGGAAACTCAGATAAACTTTCTTACTTTGGGGTGCTGTGAGGACAGCGAGCTTCAAGCTCCCCAAGCTGCTGAACTGCAACACATATTTCTGCACGTTTTCGAGCTTTGACGTGGCTCTGGTTCGATAAACACGCagctttttggggggggttttccACCCTAACCACTTTAGCCTGATTCTTTTATCTGTTACTTTTATTTCAATCTACACAACTCGGCGTAAGATCCGAACTGCAGCTTGCAGGTTTAAGGTGAAAACCCCTCTTATTTCCAAAGACTTGAGCTGGTGGTATAATCAacgtgcaaaaagaaaaaaaaaactttctgacGTCACCTGCAGTGGGTCCTATGCAGAGACAAAGCAAGGGGCCCACTTGACATTAAATGCTGGAAAATAGTAGACATTCCCAGAACTGGCCTAATTCCGTGAGGATTGTAATGGACGCTCATGTTTATCAACCTTTAACCTGATGCATTTCCGAAAAAAATCGAGGTTTAATGGCCAATAAACTGAAAGTTTCCAATCATATATTCAGATGGCATAAAAGCCTGAGAGACCTCAAATAACCCCTGTTCCTCATTTACAGGAAAC
Coding sequences within it:
- the zic6 gene encoding zic family member 6 isoform X2; the protein is MPPVTDQLASRPNQHGGIGRYRDFHGYRDNRNHTFFTSYQEQAHASSDASRDLGSQMMLGLPGDLLTRTHPYGQTISPKGNSQQLVTQFLGLYKPLNMAIQRGGGDAFLRCSKQTVKHELVCKWSDGQEGAGKLPCSRAFGTMYELVTHVTVEHVGGPEHSEYVCHWENCVRDRKPFKAKYKLVNHVRVHTGEKPFPCPFHGCEKVFARSENLKIHKRTHTGEKPFKCEFEGCNRRFANSSDRKKHSHVHSSDKPYMCKVRGCDKCYTHPSSLRKHMKLHCNKTQVAKDGDARPGGGGHIAEGRSSRVSDGTQISPTHPPTSSQDVPLSPESRDEPTPRSRFHHTFDSSLDYSTHRSQPLLDPLLLQRGSYRPQSSQYPCSQTGHAFAQSSRTFSPASSFQKSIVNGWYTCHSGVDSFPPKQCNNIPSL
- the zic6 gene encoding zic family member 6 isoform X1, with the translated sequence MTSLSRFSGCPLSCVNPGESNTEPSVVLPPLAGEHMGHPTGSSLKLCPSHNLRDYPETRSSAYVDHSVPNFSDSGYPSHRLEHSPRGIIIGANLSGAGMPPVTDQLASRPNQHGGIGRYRDFHGYRDNRNHTFFTSYQEQAHASSDASRDLGSQMMLGLPGDLLTRTHPYGQTISPKGNSQQLVTQFLGLYKPLNMAIQRGGGDAFLRCSKQTVKHELVCKWSDGQEGAGKLPCSRAFGTMYELVTHVTVEHVGGPEHSEYVCHWENCVRDRKPFKAKYKLVNHVRVHTGEKPFPCPFHGCEKVFARSENLKIHKRTHTGEKPFKCEFEGCNRRFANSSDRKKHSHVHSSDKPYMCKVRGCDKCYTHPSSLRKHMKLHCNKTQVAKDGDARPGGGGHIAEGRSSRVSDGTQISPTHPPTSSQDVPLSPESRDEPTPRSRFHHTFDSSLDYSTHRSQPLLDPLLLQRGSYRPQSSQYPCSQTGHAFAQSSRTFSPASSFQKSIVNGWYTCHSGVDSFPPKQCNNIPSL